CCCACACCCCCGATCGGGGTAATGACACCCAAAATTTTGGGCGCGCCGAAACTGAGGGCATAAAGGCTGCCACTGAACAGCACCATCCCCAACAGGGCAGACACCCCGGAGATCGGGAGGCTCGGGGCCACGGGTTTGGGCATCGCGCCCATCGCCACCGCAACCATCCCCAACAGCAGCGCATGGATGAGTTGATAGCGGGCAGCCGTTTCAAAAATCGCCAAGGCGCGATCGCTCAGTTTTTCCGCTAATACATGGCTGCCGAAGGCCCCAGCCGCCACCGCCATTGCTCCTAAAAATCCAGCCCCGCCTAAAAACCAACGTTCCATTTGATTCACACCAGATTTATTGATACCAGAATTAT
This portion of the Limnothrix sp. FACHB-406 genome encodes:
- a CDS encoding DUF423 domain-containing protein, whose protein sequence is MERWFLGGAGFLGAMAVAAGAFGSHVLAEKLSDRALAIFETAARYQLIHALLLGMVAVAMGAMPKPVAPSLPISGVSALLGMVLFSGSLYALSFGAPKILGVITPIGGVGLIVSWLALGLAAFQGVKP